The proteins below come from a single Alnus glutinosa chromosome 9, dhAlnGlut1.1, whole genome shotgun sequence genomic window:
- the LOC133878684 gene encoding protein SENSITIVE TO PROTON RHIZOTOXICITY 2-like, translating to MLLGPTSSFPNVPQGVESYSITEDVVSSSLEANSAAESHPTSLLYSFSILKDKLHQVQSLVSILISPEYTQTSESTTSLAVASMSTAIQEIIMAASSMMFTCQQIALGSSPRSASPDEMPHHQRQIRFPPPNFGSNRPAQGFYSTDTLDCLYGEAYNNNCSNKEDNRSTVVNRVKGRDRDREVLQAGDNSETLEGLLPKNYDIIELDAADLLAKYTHYCKVCGKGFKRDANLRMHMRAHGDEYKTSAALSNPMKNNINGSPSGNNNDSNLIKFPRKYSCPQEGCRWNQKHAKFQPLKSMICVKNHYKRSHCPKMYVCKRCNQKQFSVLSDLRTHEKHCGDQKWQCVCGTTFSRKDKLMGHVALFVGHTPASKPLSKLVKEDHHQALQMLY from the coding sequence ATGCTTTTAGGACCAACTTCTTCCTTCCCAAATGTCCCACAAGGCGTGGAGAGCTACTCAATCACCGAAGACGTTGTTTCCTCGTCTCTTGAAGCGAACTCCGCCGCAGAATCTCATCCAACCTCTCTCCTCTACAGTTTCTCAATTCTCAAGGACAAGCTTCACCAGGTGCAGTCCCTCGTCAGCATCCTCATCTCCCCGGAATATACTCAAACTAGCGAGTCAACCACATCATTAGCCGTCGCCAGCATGAGCACTGCAATCCAAGAAATCATCATGGCAGCCTCCTCCATGATGTTCACCTGCCAACAAATAGCCCTCGGTTCGTCTCCAAGGAGCGCTAGCCCCGACGAAATGCCGCACCACCAGCGTCAAATCCGATTTCCTCCACCCAACTTCGGCAGCAATCGGCCGGCGCAAGGTTTCTACTCTACCGATACGCTCGACTGCCTGTATGGTGAAGCCTATAATAACAACTGCAGTAACAAGGAAGATAATCGGAGTACTGTTGTCAATAGGGTGAAAGGGAGAGATCGCGATCGAGAAGTGCTTCAAGCGGGTGATAACAGCGAAACATTAGAAGGGCTTTTGCCGAAGAACTACGACATCATTGAATTGGATGCTGCGGATCTGTTGGCAAAGTACACGCATTATTGCAAAGTTTGTGGGAAAGGGTTCAAGCGAGACGCGAATCTGAGAATGCACATGAGGGCCCACGGAGACGAATACAAGACAAGCGCTGCTCTAAGCAACCCCATGAAGAACAATATTAACGGGAGCCCGTCAGGTAATAACAACGACAGTAATCTGATAAAATTTCCTAGGAAATATTCGTGCCCGCAAGAAGGGTGTCGGTGGAATCAAAAGCATGCCAAGTTCCAGCCTCTGAAATCAATGATTTGCGTGAAGAATCACTACAAGAGGAGCCATTGCCCGAAGATGTACGTTTGCAAGCGATGCAACCAGAAGCAGTTTTCTGTTCTGTCGGATTTAAGGACGCATGAGAAGCACTGCGGGGATCAGAAGTGGCAATGCGTATGCGGTACAACGTTTTCTAGGAAAGACAAACTTATGGGGCATGTTGCTTTGTTCGTGGGGCACACCCCGGCAAGCAAGCCTTTGTCGAAACTAGTAAAAGAAGACCACCACCAAGCACTGCAAATGCTATATTAG